The Neoarius graeffei isolate fNeoGra1 chromosome 12, fNeoGra1.pri, whole genome shotgun sequence genome window below encodes:
- the dnajc18 gene encoding dnaJ homolog subfamily C member 18, whose translation MPGFGFDKEESDRLIEKAKLCLRAGQKEKALQMLYEAQKIYPSTRARVLIDAIVKNGSAAAPETERTYTPPPGWRNTDEDIPSQQQHHRYSTGGAGEVSSDDKKSYTEEQRQGVLRIQRCKDFYEILGVPKDASDEDLKKAYRKLALRFHPDKNCAPGATDAFKAIGNAYAVLSNPEKRQQYDQYGEQGATETASHSSAQPRYTHTHHRTFHRDFEADISPEELFNIFFGGRFPTGNIHVYTNRGASYSHFYQPRRRRAYERREEEVQENRSQNTFTAFLQLLPVLVLILISVITQLMATNPPYSLFYKPSMGLVVSRETRHMGIQYYVDKSFEKEYHGVALDELEKTIESDYIDHLQSSCWKEKQQKSDLANLGQLYRDERLKQKAETMKLDHCEKLHRIIGRQRGN comes from the exons ATGCCTGGCTTTGGATTTGATAAAGAAGAGTCGGACAGACTGATCGAGAAAGCAAAGCTGTGTCTCAGAGCAGGACAGAAGGAGAAAGCCCTGCAGATGTTATATGAAGCACAGAAAATCTACCCCAGCACCCGAGCCCGAG TCCTCATTGATGCTATCGTGAAGAATGGGAGTGCTGCCGCCCCGGAGACCGAGCGAACATACACACCGCCGCCTGGGTGGAGGAACACGGATGAGGACATCCCCAGCCAGCAGCAGCACCACCGTTACAGCACAGGAGGCGCTGGTGAGGTGTCCAGCGATGACAAGAAGAGTTATACTGAAGAGCAGAGACAGGGAGTCCTAAG AATACAGCGATGTAAAGATTTCTATGAGATTCTGGGTGTGCCGAAGGATGCCAGCGATGAGGATCTGAAAAAGGCCTACCGCAAGCTTGCGCTACGCTTTCACCCAGACAAGAACTGTGCTCCTGGAGCTACAGACGCTTTTAAAG CTATTGGTAATGCCTACGCAGTGCTGAGTAACCCAGAGAAGAGGCAGCAGTATGATCAATATGGAGAACAGGGTGCCACAGAGACAGCTAGTCACTCCTCAGCCCAGCCTCGTTATACTCACACACACCACCGAACCTTCCACAGGGACTTTGAGGCTGACATCTCACCAGAAGAGCTCTTCAACATCTTCTTTGGTGGCAGGTTTCCAACAG GAAACATTCATGTATACACAAACAGAGGAGCTTCTTATTCCCATTTCTACCAGCCACGCAGACGGCGTGCGTATGAGAGACGGGAGGAGGAAGTACAGGAGAACCGCAGCCAG aatacatTCACAGCTTTCCTGCAGCTTCTGCCTGTCCTGGTGCTCATCCTCATCTCTGTAATAACCCAGCTGATGGCCACTAACCCCCCTTACAGTCTTTTCTACAAACC CTCCATGGGTTTGGTGGTGTCCAGGGAGACGCGGCATATGGGCATACAGTATTATGTAGATAAGAGCTTTGAGAAGGAGTATCATGGGGTAGCACTGGATGAACTGGAGAAAACCATCGAGAGTGACTACATAGACCATCTTCAGAGCAGCTGCTGGAAAGAGAAGCAACAGA AGTCGGACCTGGCTAACCTGGGTCAGCTTTATCGGGATGAGCGGCTGAAGCAGAAAGCCGAGACCATGAAGCTGGACCACTGCGAGAAGTTGCACCGCATTATAGGACGCCAGAGGGGCAACTAA